The proteins below come from a single Danio aesculapii chromosome 23, fDanAes4.1, whole genome shotgun sequence genomic window:
- the pa2g4b gene encoding proliferation-associated protein 2G4b, with translation MSGDDDQQEQTIADDLVVTKYKMGADIANLALKTVIEAAKPGVSVLSLCEKGDAFIAAETGKVFKKEKEIKKGIAFPTCVSVNNCVCHFSPIKSDPDYMLKDGDLVKIDLGVHVDGFISNVAHSFVVGATKDAPVTGRKADVIKAAHLCAEAALRLVKPGNQNSQVTEAWNKIAQSFKCMPIEGMLSHQLKQHVIDGEKTIIQNPTDQQRKDHEKAEFEVHEVYAVDVLVSTGEGKARDSGQRTTVYKRDPSKQYGLKMKTSRMFFSEVERRFDAMPFTLRAFEDESKARLGVVECAKHELLQPFSVLHEKEGEHVAQFKFTVLLMANGPLRITSGLFEPELYKSEYEVQDPELKALLQSSASRKAQKKKKKKASKNAESATGQPVEAESEAAA, from the exons ATGTCAGGAGACGATGACCAGCAAGAGCAGACCATTGCTGATGACCTGGTGGTCACAAAGTACAAGATGGGCGCCGACATTGCCAACC TGGCTTTGAAGACGGTCATTGAAGCAGCCAAGCCTGGTGTGTCTGTTCTCAGCCTGTGCGAGAAAGGAGACGCTTTCATTGCTGCTGAAACAGGCAAGGTCTTTAAGAAGGAGAAGGAGATCAAGAAAG GAATTGCCTTTCCCACCTGTGTGTCTGTGAACAACTGCGTGTGTCACTTCTCACCAATAAAAAGTGATCCAGACTACATGCTCAAAGACGGTGACTTggttaaaat TGACCTTGGGGTACACGTGGACGGCTTCATCTCTAACGTTGCTCACAGCTTTGTGGTTGGTGCCACCAAG GATGCTCCAGTGACAGGACGAAAAGCAGATGTGATCAAAGCTGCCCATTTGTGTGCAGAAGCTGCTCTTCGGCTGGTAAAGCCTGGAAATCAG AACTCTCAGGTCACAGAAGCCTGGAACAAGATTGCCCAGTCCTTCAAATGCATGCCCATAGAAG GCATGTTGTCTCATCAGTTAAAGCAGCATGTCATTGATGGAGAGAAGACTATCATTCAGAACCCCACCGACCAGCAAAG GAAGGACCATGAGAAGGCAGAATTTGAAGTGCACGAGGTGTACGCTGTGGACGTGCTCGTTAGCACTGGAGAAGGAAAG GCTAGAGATTCTGGACAAAGGACCACTGTTTACAAGAGAGACCCCAGTAAACAGTACGGCCTGAAGATGAAGACCTCCAGGATGTTCTTCAGTGAGGTGGAGCGGCGATTTGATGCCATGCCATTTACTTTAAG GGCATTTGAAGATGAGAGTAAAGCTCGTCTCGGTGTGGTTGAGTGTGCCAAACACGAGCTGCTGCAGCCCTTCAGCGTCTTGCATGAGAAGGAAG GTGAACATGTAGCGCAGTTTAAATTCACGGTGCTGCTCATGGCGAATGGCCCTCTGCGCATCACCAGTGGACTCTTTGAACCAGAGCTTTACAAGTCTGAGTATGAAGTACAAGACCCAGAGCTCAAG GCGTTGTTGCAAAGCTCAGCCAGCCGTAAGGcccagaagaagaagaaaaagaag GCATCCAAAAATGCGGAGAGTGCTACTGGACAACCCGTGGAGGCCGAGAGTGAAGCTGCTGCATAG